TATGTCTTAAAATCCCAGTCAGCAGTGTAAAACAgcacaaatataaacaataaaaaaagattattttataaccatgtagttttttttgtcttattatgTTAGCTACTTTATTTTTAGGCCTAGTCTCAACACAGTATTTGGTACCTAATGAATATAGTGTTATAATATTATATGCTTCCTGTCACAATTATTAgtttataaagaaaaatgaaagactTCATCAAAACATAATCGATCATCGATGCGGTCTACCCGACTACTAATGTCTGTCTGCTGAGACGTCATATTTACGAACAAAGGGGTCAGGACTCACGCCAGGAGACTGTTGACACCGCGTCCCACAGAAGAAGAACTCGTAAAGGCTTTAaactacaaataataaaaataataataataaaatgtctacCGCCATGAACTTCGGGGCGAAGACTTTTACACCTCGGCCTCCTGAAAAAGGCGCGTTCCCTCTGGTCACTTCGGTAAGAAATGGCGCGTTTGAGGCGGGTGAATGAAAAGGTGACGAGAGAGGGCAGCATAAAAACACCGAGtgcctctctgtttgtttgtttgttttttgtagctcttttgtttttatgaatgacaCTCTTGATGTTGGAAAATGCTGTGTAGCCGCAGTTTACTCCTCTTGTGTCACGGTGGTGAGATAAGCAAGCGCCCCGCTGTGAATGTCTCGTGTTGCATTCACTGACAGTATAACGAAGGTTTGCGCTCCTACTCCAAAACGGATGGTAACCGGTGTTTCGGGTTAACGAGCGACCCTGTTAAACAGGGGACCGTCTGTGGTTGTCGCACAGGTGTAAATGTCGTATAGCTGTcgtaaccatagacatataaacatagacgccgcattgagcgctgaatcgtacgtaaacggcgccgccatattggttcgggcagatctgcccgtaaactaaacaaggaaatggacgaactcataaagcgcctttctacaaagttctttaagttaatgcctctatacacccattcacacacacactaatatatcgggaaacaaacaggcaccaaaaacaacgtatgtaacttttaaagtgatgatttaaatgtttactccttatgtaagcaccaaaccaacctatgtattttctaatgctgagtgtttacagctactaattGTGTAACACtggttactgtgatgataaatattgaatatttatatttaacatttaatctgtggtctataataaccagatcctgaatgTAGACGTGACATGAGGTTTTCtgataaagagcacacacacacacacacaccacacacacacacacacacacacacacacacacacacacataatattataggtgtgtgtgtgtggctcttcGTCAGAGcgagctgtaaacactcagcattagaaaaatacatacgttggtttggtgcttacataaggagtaaacatttataatcatcactttaaaagttacatacattgtttttggtgcctgtttgtttcccagatatattagtgtgtgtgtgaatgggtgtataagagacattaacttaaagaactttgtagaaaggcgctgtatgaagttcagtccatttccttgtattagtttacgggcagatctgcccgaaccaatatggcggagccgtttacgtatcgcgaccaacgaccaacccgctcaatgctatgtatatatgtctatggtcgTAACTACGGCAACCACAGAATCATTCGGCTGATAACAGGGTCGCGTGCTATACTGAAACACCGGAAATGACATATGTCGTCACtaataccaaaataaaatgagatgaTATAAAGTggaatacaaatgaaaacaactaAATAGAATTATACAATCCACTGAGCTCTTGTTTTGCAAATgctattgttgtggagaaattgctgaagtcaaaggtcaatggtgaggtcaggaaggaagaaagtgttcaggagcctctgatgtcttatgctgtattattttagtatagtatagtatttaCTGAgtgaattagagacactctcaaagttcaccagaagtgcctgagtcggtctcacattctgcccaactcatccccCAAGatcacaccacaaatactacacgcccagaatcagtcaaagagaatgcttttacccttggaggtgttatagtcaacatattctagtctggagacacagatgtctgtttacgcagattggaacgtcaacggcagctatctattatgactaggaaggcagcaataggtctcttcgaccctggccaccacagtgttgagatagactggcacctactgttcccaatcaaagccaaacaactaatactgttgaggacctcaaggcccacacgtgacctcatgttacctaaggatagaaaattccataacagctatattagtatttttatttttatgttcagCTCTCTGACTTAAATGTCATAGTAATACATGAGAGACACAAAGAGCGATGAAGCTGATACATGTTGCTGTAATAATCAGTGTGAAAGCAAACACGCCATAACTCCATAAACACTGTAACTATCTCACAGCAGTGCTCTTGTTAAAATTTCACTTTCATTACATCAAATAAAGCACATTTGTCTCACACAAGGTAATGTCACTGTGTGGCGTTACCAATAATAGTACAGCACAAATTAACTTACAATACCGTATACACAGAAATCGTCAAAAAGTGTTGCAATAGAAACAAATACACTGGACATGTTCACACATATGTTAGTTATAATGTCAAGCTGTGACATATCTGAGCATAAGCTGACATGGATGGACCTCATTTCAGGTGAGTGTAAAGCCTTCAAGGAGAAGTTCATGAAATGCCTGAGAGACAACAGTTTTGACAACTCCATGTGCCGACTGCAGTCCAAACACTACCTGGAATGTCGCATGGACCAGTAAGAAACCTCcattaaaaacattcataatCCCTCTGTCTGACTCTAGTTgtaactttaattcattttctttatcgTTTGTTTTCCAGTCAGCTGATGACCAAAGAGCCTCTGGCGAAACTGGGATTCAGGGACCTGATGGATCCTCCTCCCAaccagtcagacagagacagtaaaCCCTGACGACAGGAGTCCAACAAAAGCAGATTAAAGGCCAAGACTGCCGTGGAGACTGGCTTCATAGACTTTGAGAATGTGGGCTCACAAGAGGACTCTGTGATGAATTGTGGTCTTCTTTTGACGTTATAGAGTACTAAGAATTGTTTCAACCCTTTGTGTATATAagataaaatgtataatatatggaGATGCTGTTTTGACAcgtcaataaatattttgtatttaaattaaactgtgaGTGCAGTTTGACTCTGAAGCCCGACACTGAAGAGTGTAGAGTTTAGCTCCAGTAAACCTCTACTCATAGGTGTAACAATGACTTTAAACTTTAGGTTGTTTCTTGCATTGAAATTGTGTCTAGCTGGTGGTGGGTAACTGAAGCGTTCTAAAACACCAACATCAATAACGTGGTCATAGTTTCAAAGCGTTTGATACAGTGAGAATGGCGACATCTGTTGGCCAAACAGTTGTGACTAGTACTAGTGGTCTTACTGCTttcattgtttatgtttttgcagAAGCTGTAAGtgataaatacatttctcaTATTGTAAATATGTCcctatatt
The nucleotide sequence above comes from Larimichthys crocea isolate SSNF chromosome XVI, L_crocea_2.0, whole genome shotgun sequence. Encoded proteins:
- the cox19 gene encoding cytochrome c oxidase assembly protein COX19 → MSTAMNFGAKTFTPRPPEKGAFPLDHFGECKAFKEKFMKCLRDNSFDNSMCRLQSKHYLECRMDHQLMTKEPLAKLGFRDLMDPPPNQSDRDSKP